Proteins from a genomic interval of Quercus lobata isolate SW786 chromosome 11, ValleyOak3.0 Primary Assembly, whole genome shotgun sequence:
- the LOC115969549 gene encoding U-box domain-containing protein 4: MESAADNHSTDSNSEADNNMTRPISSSSSSSAVQRALLLIQSDDSDSKLQAAREIRRLTKTSQRCRRQLSEAVKPLVSMLRVRVDSPESQPQHEAALLALLNLAVKDEKNKISIVEAGALEPIISFLKSQDLNLQEYATASLLTLSASTVNKPIITASGAIPLLVQVLKHGSPQARADAVMALSNLSTHPNNLHVILETKPIPSIVNLLKNCKKSSKTAEKCSALIESLVGFEEGRIALTSEEGGVLAVVEVLENGSLQSREHAVGALLTMCQSDRCKYREPILREGVIPGLLELTVQGTPKSQSKAQMLLQLLRESPYPRSELQPDTLENIVCNIISQIDGEEQSGKAKKMLAEMVQVSMEQSLRHLQQRALVCTPTEKLPIASCTSEVSSK; this comes from the exons ATGGAGTCCGCTGCAGACAATCATAGCACCGACTCCAATTCCGAGGCCGACAATAACATGACCCGACCCATatcctcctcttcttcctcctccGCTGTCCAGCGAGCCCTTCTCCTGATCCAATCGGACGACTCCGATTCCAAGCTCCAAGCAGCCCGCGAGATCCGACGGCTCACCAAAACCTCCCAGCGGTGTCGCCGCCAGCTCTCCGAAGCCGTGAAGCCACTCGTCTCCATGCTCCGAGTCCGAGTCGACTCGCCCGAGTCACAGCCCCAACACGAAGCTGCCCTCCTCGCCCTCCTTAACCTCGCCGTCAAAGACGAAAA GAATAAGATCAGCATTGTGGAAGCTGGTGCCTTGGAACCCATAATTAGTTTCCTCAAGTCACAAGATTTAAACCTACAGGAGTATGCCACTGCTTCTCTGCTTACTCTATCTGCTTCAACCGTCAACAAGCCAATTATAACTGCTTCTGGTGCCATTCCTCTCCTTGTGCAAGTCCTTAAACATGGAAGCCCACAAGCCAGGGCTGATGCAGTAATGGCCCTTTCCAACCTCTCAACACACCCAAATAATCTTCATGTCATTCTTGAAACCAAACCAATCCCGTCAATAGTTAATTTGCttaaaaactgtaaaaaatcttcaaaaactgCTGAAAAATGCAGTGCTCTCATAGAGTCTTTAGTGGGTTTCGAGGAAGGCAGAATTGCTTTGACATCAGAAGAAGGTGGAGTGCTTGCAGTGGTTGAGGTGCTTGAAAATGGCTCTCTCCAAAGTCGAGAGCATGCAGTGGGAGCATTGCTGACAATGTGTCAGAGTGATCGATGTAAATATAGGGAACCAATTCTTAGAGAAGGGGTAATACCTGGACTTCTTGAGCTCACTGTTCAAGGAACACCCAAGTCTCAATCTAAAGCACAAATGCTCTTGCAGCTGCTGAGAGAGTCTCCATATCCAAGATCCGAGCTTCAACCTGACACACTGGAGAACATAGTGTGTAACATTATATCTCAAATTGATGGAGAGGAACAATCCGGAAAAGCAAAGAAGATGCTAGCAGAGATGGTGCAAGTTAGCATGGAACAGAGCTTGAGACATTTACAACAAAGGGCTTTGGTATGCACACCAACTGAGAAGCTGCCTATTGCTAGTTGTACTTCTGAAGTTTCTTCAAAATGA
- the LOC115969299 gene encoding probable aquaporin NIP-type, with protein sequence MASISVDHIDEECPKTTGKTNYDVGFFSSPSTVTIAQKFIAEVIGTFFVIFAGCGSVVVNKIYGSVTFPGICVTWGLIVMVMIYTVGHISGAHFNPAVTITFAIFRRFPCKQVPLYIVAQLMGSILASAALTIAFHITPKTYFGTVPVGSNGQSLFLEIVISFLLMFVVSGVGTDNRATPGVGGFAIGMTILLNVFVAGPISGASMNPARSIGPAIVRRTYTGLWVYVVGPIIGTIAGALAYNLIRFTDKPLKELARNGSSLFRGTAGPHAAV encoded by the exons ATGGCCAGCATATCTGTTGATCACATAGATGAGGAATGTCCAAAGACCACAGGCAAAACCAATTATGACGTTGGTTTTTTCTCATCCCCTTCGACAGTAACTATCGCACAAAAG TTCATTGCAGAAGTCATTGGTACGTTTTTTGTGATATTTGCTGGCTGTGGATCAGTTGTTGTGAACAAGATTTATGGGTCGGTCACATTTCCAGGCATATGTGTGACATGGGGTTTGATTGTCATGGTCATGATTTATACTGTTGGTCACATCTCTGGAGCTCACTTTAATCCGGCAGTCACTATTACTTTCGCCATCTTTCGTCGATTCCCTTGTAAACAA GTTCCTCTATACATAGTAGCTCAACTAATGGGATCAATTCTTGCTAGTGCTGCTTTAACTATAGCGTTTCATATAACCCCTAAAACTTACTTTGGAACCGTACCGGTTGGATCGAACGGCCAATCCTTATTTCTGGAAATTGTGATATCCTTCCTCTTGATGTTTGTTGTCTCCGGTGTTGGCACAGACAACAGAGCA ACACCTGGAGTAGGAGGGTTTGCCATTGGAATGACCATATTATTGAATGTCTTCGTTGCGGG GCCAATTTCAGGAGCTTCAATGAATCCAGCAAGGAGCATTGGGCCTGCTATTGTAAGGCGTACCTATACAGGATTATGGGTGTACGTAGTTGGGCCAATTATTGGAACAATTGCCGGAGCACTTGCTTATAATCTAATCAGATTCACAGACAAGCCTCTTAAGGAGTTAGCTCGGAATGGGTCATCATTGTTCAGAGGGACTGCAGGGCCGCACGCTGCAGTATAG